From Zingiber officinale cultivar Zhangliang chromosome 5B, Zo_v1.1, whole genome shotgun sequence, the proteins below share one genomic window:
- the LOC121985761 gene encoding uncharacterized protein LOC121985761 → MPPETDISRRRRISAPKSSAMASSCSLITIWCFLLAFVCPVPSAAVPAVNRTRNQWITAHLKRVNKPAVKMIKSPDGDVIDCVPSHLQPAFDHPKLRGQKPLDPPERPRGYNRSSAANDVKLQAWTISGESCPEGTVPIRRTTPGDIQRASSLRLFGRKPAGVRLRRDSTSSGHEHAVSYAMGDQYYGAKASLSVWAPRVTIGSEFSLSQIWVISGSFGNDLNTIEAGWQVSPQLYGDGRPRFFTYWTTDAYQETGCYNLLCSGFVQTNSKIAIGAAISPTSALNAGQFDIDLLVWKDPKHGHWWLEFGPGLLVGYWPTFLFSHLAEHANMVQFGGEIVNTQSSGFHTSTQMGSGHFAEEGFRRAAYFRNLQLVDWDNSLIPLANLRLLADHPNCYSIQGGVNRVWGNYFYYGGPGRNVRCP, encoded by the exons ATGCCACCAGAAACAGACATCTCTAGAAGGAGGAGGATCTCAGCTCCAAAATCCTCGGCCATGGCTTCTAGTTGCAGCCTAATAACCATTTGGTGTTTTCTCCTCGCATTTGTCTGTCCTGTTCCCTCGGCGGCGGTGCCGGCGGTCAACCGCACGCGGAATCAGTGGATTACGGCGCATTTGAAGAGGGTCAATAAGCCTGCTGTGAAGATGATTAAG AGTCCTGATGGTGATGTCATAGACTGCGTTCCTTCTCATCTCCAGCCGGCGTTTGATCATCCCAAGCTCAGAGGACAAAAGCCCCTG GATCCTCCTGAGAGAccaagaggctacaacaggagtAGTGCAGCAAATGATGTGAAACTGCAAGCATGGACAATCTCAGGGGAGTCATGTCCTGAAGGCACAGTGCCGATAAGGAGGACGACGCCGGGAGATATTCAGAGAGCCAGTTCACTCCGGCTATTCGGAAGGAAGCCGGCGGGTGTACGACTGCGCCGGGACTCAACCAGCAGCGGCCATGAG CATGCTGTTAGCTACGCCATGGGAGATCAGTACTATGGTGCAAAAGCTAGCCTCAGTGTCTGGGCACCGAGAGTGACGATTGGTTCCGAGTTCAGCCTGTCGCAGATCTGGGTCATCTCTGGCTCGTTTGGCAATGATCTGAACACCATTGAAGCTGGATGGCAG GTAAGTCCTCAACTATATGGAGATGGCAGACCCAGATTTTTCACTTACTGGACT ACCGATGCATATCAGGAGACGGGCTGCTACAATCTCTTGTGCTCAGGCTTTGTGCAGACAAACAGTAAGATAGCCATTGGAGCAGCTATTTCACCAACGTCAGCCTTAAACGCTGGCCAATTTGACATTGATCTTCTTGTATGGAAG GATCCAAAGCACGGGCATTGGTGGCTAGAATTTGGGCCAGGATTGCTGGTGGGGTACTGGCCGACGTTCTTGTTCAGTCACCTGGCGGAGCATGCAAACATGGTGCAGTTTGGAGGAGAGATTGTGAACACGCAGTCGTCCGGTTTCCACACGTCGACGCAGATGGGCAGCGGCCATTTCGCGGAAGAAGGCTTCCGGAGAGCTGCTTACTTCCGCAACCTGCAACTGGTTGACTGGGACAACAGCTTGATCCCCTTGGCCAACCTCAGGCTCTTGGCTGACCACCCTAACTGCTACAGTATACAAGGAGGGGTGAACCGGGTGTGGGGGAATTATTTCTACTACGGAGGACCAGGAAGGAACGTGAGGTGCCCTTAA